Proteins from one Penicillium digitatum chromosome 2, complete sequence genomic window:
- a CDS encoding Endosomal cargo receptor (Erp3), putative — translation MRFALFAGLASLVSSVTATALTYRLQANEKACFFTKVEEANAKVAFYFAVQSGGSFDVDYTVTAPGGKIVLDGTKERQGDFVFTAQSVGEYTFCFNNEMSTFAEKMVDFEIAVENEQRAQLPSRQGASPEQTSNLEESIYKLSAQLSTISRNQKYFRTRENRNFSTVRSTERRIFNFSVIESLMMVSMAALQVFVVRFFFQGARKGYV, via the exons ATGCGGTTCGCTCTTTTCGCCGGCCTGGCCTCCCTGGTCTCATCCGTCACCGCAACCGCCCTCACCTACAGACTCCAGGCGAATGAGAAAGCATGCTTCTTCACAAAGGTTGAGGAGGCCAACGCCAAAGTAGCCTTCTACTTCGCG GTCCAATCCGGTGGTTCGTTCGATGTCGACTACACCGTCACCGCACCGGGCGGCAAGATCGTTCTAGACGGCACAAAGGAGCGCCAGGGTGACTTTGTCTTCACGGCGCAGAGCGTGGGCGAATACACTTTTTGCTTCAACAACGAGATGTCCACGTTCGCCGAGAAGATGGTCGACTTTGAGATTGCC GTTGAGAATGAACAGCGTGCCCAACTGCCTTCCCGCCAGGGCGCTAGCCCCGAGCAAACCTCGAACCTGGAGGAGTCTATCTACAAGCTCTCTGCGCAACTCTCTACCATTTCCCGCAACCAGAAGTACTTCCGCACACGCGAAAACCGCAACTTTAGTACTGTGCGTAGTACCGAGCGTCGTATCTTCAACTTCAGTGTTATTGAGTCTTTGATGATGGTTTCCATGGCTGCGTTGCAAGTCTTTGTTGtgcgcttcttcttccaggGTGCACGGAAAG GTTACGTGTGA
- a CDS encoding Pyruvate dehydrogenase kinase, putative, protein MVLLLRFPSKRFYSGAHSPPPWRPVSAVDEWVEHAIRPISLRQLTFFGRTLTEPRLISSANYVRTELPTRLAHRLRDIQQLPYVVVANPHLSLVYELYYKAFERARVVPEIRTLEDNDRFCDILKEMLQEHLVAIPNLAMGVLECRNLAPADEMDRLMNTLLRARISRRVIAEQHLALTETFNSPWHFPDSHDRTDMNADFVGEVFLKCKAKEVVEGCGKVAQDLMRKISGSTQIPAITVKGHADATFPYILSHLEYIIGELLRNSVQAVMEKYQHSTQPPPPIEVLVCETPQHVIMRISDQGGGIPREILPYLWSFSKGPRTQSRLENLGQVPAMAATMQELQVSQDRKHTDWDSYHEGSLDTLTSRPPNLRLGMGLPMSRVYAEYWAGSLELHSLEGYGVDAFLQISKLGNKNEQVTTRAAIDAV, encoded by the exons ATGGTCTTG CTCCTTCGGTTTCCCTCGAAACGCTTCTATTCTGGAGCACACAGCCCGCCGCCATGGCGGCCAGTTTCTGCAGTGGATGA GTGGGTGGAACACGCTATTCGACCGATCAGTCTTCGCCAACTGACCTTCTTTGGTCGTACCTTGACCGAACCACGACTCATCAGTTCTGCAAACTACGTGCGAACTGAGCTACCTACTCG CCTTGCGCATCGTTTGCGAGACATTCAACAGCTGCCATATGTAGTGGTTGCCAACCCCCATCTCAGCCTTGTATACGAACTGTACTACAAAGCATTTGAGCGGGCTCGGGTGGTTCCTGAGATCCGGACCCTGGAAGATAATGACCGTTTTTGTGACATCCTGAAGGAAATGCTACAAGAGCATCTGGTTGCGATTCCAAACCTGGCAATGGGAGTGCTGGAATGTCGCAATCTCGCTCCAGCGGACGAGATGGACCGGTTGATGAACACACTTTTGCGAGCG CGAATCTCTCGCCGAGTCATCGCAGAGCAACACCTAGCTCTGACCGAAACCTTCAACTCGCCATGGCATTTCCCCGATTCCCACGACCGAACCGACATGAACGCAGATTTTGTGGGTGAAGTGTTCCTAAAATGCAAGGCGAAAGAGGTAGTTGAGGGATGCGGGAAGGTCGCACAAGATTTGATGCGGAAGATATCAGGGTCGACCCAAATCCCCGCGATTACCGTCAAGGGCCATGCCGACGCGACCTTCCCATATATCTTGAGCCACTTGGAATATATCATCGGAGAACTACTCCGAAACTCAGTCCAGGCAGTGATGGAAAAATACCAGCATTCAACCCAACCCCCACCCCCCATTGAAGTGCTCGTGTGCGAGACCCCGCAGCATGTGATCATGCGCATATCTGATCAAGGAGGTGGAATCCCTCGCGAGATCCTGCCTTATTTGTGGTCCTTCAGCAAGGGTCCTCGCACGCAATCCCGACTGGAAAATCTTGGTCAGGTCCCTGCAATGGCGGCGACGATGCAAGAACTGCAAGTGTCACAAGACCGTAAACACACCGATTGGGATTCATACCATGAAGGATCCCTGGACACATTGACATCACGACCGCCCAATCTCCGTCTAGGAATGGGCCTCCCCATGAGCCGAGTCTATGCTGAATATTGGGCAGGCAGTTTAGAATTGCACAGTCTGGAAGGATATGGAGTGGATGCATTTCTGCAGATCTCGAAGCTTGGTAACAAGAACGAGCAGGTCACAACTCGGGCGGCGATTGATGCGGTGTAA
- a CDS encoding Stress response RCI peptide, putative: protein MAGTCSTLCLIIITIFIPPLGVFMIAGCGVDFWINVLLTVLGYFPGHIHAFYLEYVYYDRRDRDPLTRASQRPAPGVYSDRIQNGGHRHAPADVNYGTM from the exons ATGGCTGGCACTTGCTCGACGCTTTGTCTGATCATAATCACCATTTTCA TCCCTCCTCTTGGCGTCTTCATGATTGCAGGCTGCGGAGTTGACTTCTGGATCAACGTCCTGCTCACAGTTCTCGG CTACTTCCCCGGACATATTCATGCATTCTATTTGGAATACGTCTATTATGATCGTCGCGATCGCGACCCATTGACTCGTGCCTCTCAACGGCCTGCACCCGGCGTCTACTCCGATCGCATCCAAAATGGAGGCCATCGTCATGCACCCGCAGACGTTAATTACGGTACCatgtga
- a CDS encoding Microsomal signal peptidase subunit (Gp23), putative: MHSSLTRIQSVFGFFTTVVLVISALAAVSVLLFPADETNASVQLKNVQVVKGRPHYYSTKREEYAQLRFDLDADLSPLFNWNTKQLFVYVYATYSSSDKPGSQVRASESIIWDTIIPATPSPYSWDVLKDQVLALLPATVTSEAVSAAKRNAKRHAKSAKAAKSKKEALAPGVLRLRGQKGKYQISDITGRLAQRQNVTLHVGWNVQPWVGALFWAPGTGAAPRTGGTIVSSEPFDFPEVKDNKKAAAEKRAKEAEKLEKKASV, encoded by the exons ATGCATTCATCCTTGACCCGCATCCAGTCCGTATTCGGTTTCTTCACTACAGTCGTGCTGGTCATCAGCGCACTGGCAGCCGTTTCGGTCCTCTTATTCCCAGCAGACGAGACCAATGCCTCAGTGCAGCTGAAGAACGTGCAGGT CGTCAAAGGCCGACCGCACTACTACTCCACCAAACGCGAAGAATACGCCCAGCTCCGCTTCGACCTAGACGCTGACCTGAGCCCTCTCTTCAACTGGAACACAAAACAGCTCTTTGTCTACGTATACGCTACCTATTCCTCCTCCGATAAGCCCGGCTCACAAGTCCGAGCCTCGGAGTCCATCATCTGGGACACTATAATCCCCGCGACCCCGTCGCCGTATTCGTGGGATGTCCTCAAAGACCAGGtccttgcgcttcttccCGCGACAGTTACCTCTGAGGCTGTGTCTGCTGCGAAGAGGAATGCTAAGCGTCATGCTAAGTCGGCTAAGGCGGCGAAGAGTAAGAAGGAGGCTCTTGCGCCCGGTGTTCTGAGACTGCGTGGCCAGAAGGGTAAGTATCAGATCAGTGATATTACTGGTCGTCTGGCCCAGCGTCAGAATGTCACCCTTCATGTCGGATGGAATGTTCAGCCTTGGGTTGGGGCTTTGTTCTGGGCGCCTGGTACCGGTGCTGCGCCCCGGACTGGCGGAACAATTGTTAGCAGTGAGCCTTTTGATTTCCCGGAGGTGAAGGATAATAAGAAGGCTGCTGCGGAGAAGAGAGCTAAGGAGGCGGAGAagctggagaagaaggcgagTGTATAG
- a CDS encoding Ubiquitin carboxyl-terminal hydrolase, giving the protein MENLAENDMLVDDYDHYPAEKTDVVVVSRSGSDEPESAPTADDHAAMMAKVLPQNPDLETLDEVYNTWRLSDWRKMERKSHGPIFRCGGSPWRILFFPYGNQTEFASFYLEHAWEGGPPENWYACVQFALVLSNVNDPSIYTHHVATHRFTAEEGDWGFTRFSDLKGLFSHAWEGKSVPLVQDDEAFVTAYVRVVKDPTGVLWHSFQNYDSKKETGMSLYFTNAFRKAVYQIPTDQEASRENSAWALQRLFYNLQTNDVAVSTTELTASFGWQSSQIFEQQDVQELSRKLMERLEHKMKGTVAEKVLPDLFVGKTKTYISCINVDYESSRVEDFWDIQLNVRGNKTLDDSFRDYIQVETLEGENKYEAGQPYGLQDAKKGVIFESFPPVLHLHLKRFEYDLNLDMMAKVNDYHTFPMEFDAAPYLSESADKSESWVYQLHGVLVHSGNLDAGHYYAFLKPTKDGHWYRFDDDRVNRATDKEVLDENYGDSQQRTNGATGGRSAIRTNNAYMLVYVRKTRQDNVLLPVTKDDVPSHIEKRMSEDRVEMLRRKKEREEAHLYMNVGVLNEDAFRNHHGFDLTSNDLPADDPALLTSYKILRAKKVREFAQEIAEERDLKPEAIRFWVMVNRQNKTTRPDQVISDPEMTVEEAYNKYGTKGQLLRLWMEVAPTGADGKSTLWPDSDSILIFLKNFDITAQTLTGVCSVYVHKSQKVSELAPTVLSKMDWPAGTEFMLFEEIKHTMIDLMKPKQTFQQSEIQNGDIITFQRAIKESELPPSALYTDARQFYDYLLNRMEVQFAPIKTNEGETFYLTLSRKMTYDQFAKKVGEHLKVDETHLRFAPVMASTGKAKPFLKRSINQNLSQILNGQYGAYGYTMHRADALYYEILDMSLSDYESKKCFKVTWLPDGITKEEIVEVLVSRSGTVADILAALQQKLELGDESIRVAETHSGKVYKELREEQNVAAINEYATLYAEKIPSEESKLNAEDRIISVFSFDREPNRTHGIPFKFVVKPGELFAETKKRLSARTQIKGKNFEKIKFAVVPRASFSNPKYLEDGDILSDIAAGADDFLGLDHPNKSRSFWGKSDGFSIR; this is encoded by the exons ATGGAAAAC CTCGCGGAGAACGACATGCTTGTCGATGATTATGATCACTACCCTGCCGAAAAGACTGATGTCGTCGTCGTTTCCCGGTCGGGATCCGACGAGCCTGAGTCTGCACCGACCGCAGATGACC ACGCGGCGATGATGGCAAAGGTCCTCCCCCAAAACCCGGATCTCGAAACCCTAGACGAGGTCTACAATACATGGCGCTTGTCAGACTGGCGGAAGATGGAGCGCAAGTCACACGGACCCATCTTCCGATGCGGTGGCTCCCCATG GCGCATTCTCTTCTTTCCGTACGGTAACCAGACCGAATTCGCTTCGTTTTACCTCGAACATGCATGGGAGGGTGGACCCCCAGAGAACTGGTACGCTTGTGTGCAGTTCGCCCTGGTGTTATCGAATGTGAACGATCCTTCTATTTACACACATCACG TTGCAACCCACCGTTTCACTGCGGAGGAAGGGGATTGGGGCTTTACTCGGTTCTCTGACCTCAAAGGTCTGTTCAGCCACGCGTGGGAGGGGAAATCTGTCCCATTGGTACAGGACGATGAGGCATTTGTGACGGCCTATGTTCGCGTAGTGAAAGATCCTACAGGTGTCTTGTGGCACAGTTTCCAAAA TTACGACTCGAAGAAGGAGACTGGAATG TCGCTCTATTTCACAAATGCTTTCCGCAAG GCCGTCTATCAAATACCGACTGACCAGGAAGCTTCCCGGGAGAACAGCGCGTGGGCCCTCCAGAGACTGTTTTACAACCTGCAGACCAACGACGTTGCCGTTTCCACAACCGAACTCACCGCATCTTTTGGCTGGCAATCCAGCCAGATCTTTGAACAGCAAGATGTACAGGAGCTCTCACGAAAGCTCATGGAAAGACTGGAGCACAAAATGAAAGGCACGGTTGCAGAAAAAGTTCTACCTGATCTGTTCGTCGGAAAAACCAAAACATATATTTCTTGCATCAATGTCGATTACGAGTCTTCCCGTGTGGAAGACTTCTGGGATATTCAACTCAATGTTCGAGGCAACAAGACCTTAGACGACAGCTTCAGGGATTACATTCAAGTTGAGACGCTGGAGGGGGAGAACAAGTATGAAGCTGGGCAGCCATACGGTCTGCAGGACGCCAAAAAGGGTGTCATCTTCGAGAGCTTCCCTCCCgttcttcatcttcacctCAAACGTTTCGAGTACGACCTCAACCTCGACATGATGGCCAAAGTCAACGATTATCATACGTTCCCAATGGAGTTCGATGCGGCTCCTTACCTTTCCGAGAGCGCCGATAAGTCGGAGTCCTGGGTTTACCAATTGCATGGTGTTCTCGTCCACAGCGGTAACCTCGATGCAGGACATTATTATGCATTCCTCAAGCCCACCAAGGATGGTCACTGGTATCGCTTTGACGATGACCGAGTCAACCGAGCTACCGACAAAGAAGTCCTAGACGAGAACTACGGAGACTCCCAGCAGCGCACAAACGGAGCGACTGGAGGCCGGTCCGCTATCCGCACAAACAATGCCTACATGTTGGTTTACGTCCGGAAGACGAGACAGGATAATGTACTATTACCGGTCACAAAGGATGATGTGCCCTCTCACATTG AGAAGCGTATGTCTGAGGACCGGGTGGAGATGTTGCGTCggaaaaaagagagagaagaagcccacctttacatgaatGTCGGCGTCCTCAATGAGGATGCATTCCGAAACCACCACGGCTTTGACCTGACCAGCAATGACCTTCCAGCGGACGACCCGGCGCTTCTTACGTCATACAAGATCCTTCGGGCAAAGAAGGTCAGGGAATTTGCACAGGAAATCGCCGAAGAACGAGATCTCAAACCAGAAGCCATTCGATTCTGGGTCATGGTCAATCGTCAGAACAAGACAACCCGACCCGATCAGGTGATCAGCGACCCAGAGATGACTGTTGAAGAGGCATACAACAAATACGGCACTAAGGGCCAGCTCTTGCGATTATGGATGGAGGTGGCACCGACCGGCGCAGACGGAAAATCTACTTTGTGGCCCGATAGTGACTCAATTCTCATTTTCCTCAAGAACTTTGACATCACAGCCCAGACCTTGACTGGTGTTTGCTCTGTCTACGTTCACAAGAGCCAGAAGGTGAGCGAGCTGGCCCCGACAGTTCTTTCCAAGATGGATTGGCCTGCCGGTACAGAGTTCATGCTGTTCGAGGAGATCAAACATACCATGATCGACCTTATGAAACCTAAGCAGACTTTCCAGCAATCTGAAATTCAAAATGGCGACATCATTACCTTCCAGCGCGCAATCAAGGAGTCCGAACTGCCACCTTCAGCGCTTTACACAGACGCTCGGCAATTCTACGATTACCTTTTGAACCGCATGGAAGTTCAATTTGCCCCTATCAAGACCAATGAAGGGGAGACTTTCTACTTGACACTCAGCCGCAAGATGACTTATGACCAGTTCGCCAAGAAGGTTGGTGAGCACCTCAAGGTGGACGAGACTCACCTTCGATTCGCACCTGTGATGGCCAGTACTGGCAAGGCCAAGCCTTTCCTGAAGCGAAGCATCAATCAAAATCTCTCACAAATTCTAAACGGTCAATATGGCGCATACGGATACACCATGCACCGGGCAGACGCTTTGTACTATGAGATTCTGGATATGAGCTTGAGTGACTATGAGAGTAAGAAGTGCTTCAAAGTGACATGGCTCCCTGATGGCATTACCAAGGAG GAGATTGTTGAGGTTCTGGTTTCCCGTAGCGGCACCGTGGCAGATATTCTAGCTGCGTTGCAGCAGAAGTTGGAACTTGGCGATGAGTCGATTCGGGTTGCCGAAACACACAGTGGAAAGGTCTACAAAGAGCTTCGGGAAGAGCAAAACGTTGCTGCTATTAACGAGTACGCCACACTCTACGCCGAAAAGATTCCATCGGAGGAATCCAAGTTGAACGCCGAGGACCGCATCATTAGCGTGTTCAGCTTCGACCGCGAACCAAACCGGACTCACGGAATCCCCTTCAAGTTTGTTGTAAAGCCCGGTGAACTCTTTGCGGAGACAAAGAAACGCCTTTCCGCCCGCACACAGATCAAGGGCAAAAACTTCGAGAAGATCAAGTTCGCTGTGGTCCCCCGGGCATCTTTCTCTAACCCCAAGTATCTCGAAGATG GTGATATCTTGTCAGATATAGCGGCTGGTGCGGACGACTTCCTGGGTCTTGATCATCCCAACAAGAGCCGCAGTTTCTGGGGCAAGAGTGATGGATTCTCGATTCGTTAA